The following proteins are co-located in the Seriola aureovittata isolate HTS-2021-v1 ecotype China chromosome 7, ASM2101889v1, whole genome shotgun sequence genome:
- the mc2r gene encoding adrenocorticotropic hormone receptor, with translation MNATSLTQSDCPDVKVPVSLFFTIGLASLAENFLVVVAVIRNRNLHSPMYCFICSLAAFNTIASLTKTWENLMIVFADVGQLEKRGFSETKLDDVMDSLLCMSFIGSIFSFLAIAVDRYITIFHALRYHNIMTMRRTRTILGVIWTTCGVSAILMVRFFHSKFIMICFVVFFVVSLAIICFLYVYMFMLARIHARKIAALPTSGGRKCRHRRRWGSSMRGALTLTILFGAFVVCWAPFFLHLIIIMVCPTNPYCECYRSLFQLHMVLLMSHALIDPAIYAFRSPELRQTFRKMLLGSNWKQCS, from the exons ATGAACGCTACCTCACTGACCCAGTCGGACTGCCCAGATGTGAAAGTCCccgtctctctcttcttcaccaTTGGATTAGCGAGCCTGGCTGAGAACTTCCTGGTTGTAGTGGCTGTCATACGGAACAGGAACCTTCATTCGCCCATGTACTGCTTCATCTGCAGCCTGGCAGCTTTCAACACTATCGCCAGCCTCACCAAAACCTGGGAGAACCTGATGATTGTGTTTGCTGATGTGGGACAGCTGGAGAAGAGAGGTTTCTCTGAGACCAAGCTGGACGATGTGATGGACTCCCTGCTGTGTATGTCTTTCATTGGCTCCATTTTCAGTTTCCTGGCTATTGCTGTGGACCg ttacaTCACCATCTTCCATGCACTGCGGTATCACAACATCATGACAATGCGGCGCACCAGGACCATCTTGGGTGTCATCTGGACAACATGTGGGGTGTCAGCCATACTCATGGTGAGGTTCTTTCATTCCAAGTTCATCATGATCTGCTTTGTCGTCTTCTTCGTTGTCTCCTTGGCGATTATCTGCTTCCTCTATGTGTACATGTTCATGCTGGCACGCATCCATGCCAGGAAGATCGCAGCTCTGCCCACCAGCGGCGGGAGGAAGTGTCGGCACCGGCGGCGGTGGGGCAGCAGCATGAGAGGGGCCCTTACTCTCACCATCCTGTTTGGGGCGTTTGTGGTATGTTGGGCGCCGttcttcctccacctcatcatcatcatggtgtGCCCCACGAACCCGTACTGCGAGTGTTATCGATCGCTGTTCCAGCTGcacatggtgctgctgatgagCCACGCCCTTATCGACCCGGCCATCTACGCCTTCCGCAGCCCCGAGCTCAGACAAACCTTCAGGAAGATGCTGCTTGGTTCAAATTGGAAACAGTGCTCATAG
- the LOC130172130 gene encoding uncharacterized protein LOC130172130, translating into METQGQQCVVPIHLTDHNYCRRRMMSPHVQHAAGRHRSCNKRPRCTNNQVQDFTTTPQHSATAASLPQKRKRTPVPGPSRPSAEPLGEMNLAKRLRSAISPADLPAVSGVTPRPRAFNADNQQSSADVNKDVPVKIHHHSVEEYQRIYHEVVDDMLKYKSGRVRPYSIQLGRCIKQKLWERLDRPMITTSANQDGLVHVDVSYSAGVYPPLYQIDTSREPKPGTARKRAGGRK; encoded by the exons ATGGAAACACAAGGACAACAG TGTGTCGTGCCCATCCACCTGACAGACCACAACTACTGTCGGAGGAGAATGATGTCTCCACATGTGCAACACGCTGCAGGGAGACACAGATCCTGCAACAAGCGTCCACGCTGCACAAACAACCAG GTGCAAGATTTCACCACGACACCGCAGCACTCTGCTACTGCTGCCAGCCTTCCCCAGAAGAGGAAACGGACCCCCGTGCCCGGTCCTTCCAGACCTTCTGCTGAACCTCTTGGGGAGATGAATTTGGCTAAGAGGCTTCGGTCCGCTATTTCACCTGCCGACCTGCCGGCGGTCTCCGGTGTCACCCCCAGACCCCGGGCCTTCAACGCTGATAACCAACAAAGCTCCGCTGATGTAAACAAAGACGTTCCAGTGAAGATACACCATCACTCAGTGGAAGAGTACCAGCGGATCTACCATGAAGTGGTAGACGATATGTTGAA ATACAAGAGTGGGCGTGTCCGTCCATACTCTATACAGCTCGGACGTTGCATCAAACAGAAGCTGTGGGAGAGACTGGATCGTCCCATGATCACGACGTCAGCCAATCAAGACGGACTTGTGCATGTTGACGTATCATACAGTGCTGGAGTCTATCCTCCCCTTTACCAAATTGACACTTCCAGAGAACCAAAACCTGGAACAGCACGAAAAAGAGCAGGTGGAAGGAAGTGA